One window of the Anomaloglossus baeobatrachus isolate aAnoBae1 chromosome 12, aAnoBae1.hap1, whole genome shotgun sequence genome contains the following:
- the LOC142258604 gene encoding uncharacterized protein LOC142258604: MSSSGSPPFGSQTEVAETSQEMLPEEDGRGGERHGAGDHSASTSRAHDRAPPRPSQGRRRGGGGHSASQRAPDSDGEEAGFINIDLLIDEVREREPLWNMADRRHADSIVTRRLWDEVCHAAVEGWGELNSRGQKKQRDKLQKRWRSIRDRFKKELNQEMQAPSGSGGRRSKYRYFRALSFLRTTMVCRSTVCSTQEPASNPTGAIPEQSATGEHTHRPHPSEPSLPSTSVPSTCAGASRETSLPEAAGDEIAFPLPHPSDTAALSRTPLGSGRQRHRGQEKSYAPEFLHLNAAFQNAIQLLSEQNRASFSFLNANMEKNTHELCTRLDRLHLDASKSPNHCFFQAVLERMEKLSLDHQMHVMQATRKALGQVDSQPPPPTPTRPPAPPPAIVPTPPAAQYQPAAQYQPAAQYQPAAQYQPAAQYQPAAQYQPDGQYQPAAQYQPAAQYQPAGQYQLPTTSAPTLPTHYHISPSTTIMTPTQTTNSPATSSVSQSLHSTPQSLPNPIPSPGFPLGFSTTPSSSVTSPPPPPTPLSTLNTPTVRVFPPVSPSSTISTPSPRFTNL, encoded by the exons atgtcgtcttctggtagcccgcccttcggttcacaaactgag gtggccgaaacatcacaggagatgctgccagaagaggacggaaggggtggagaaagacACGGAGCGGGCgatcatagt gcttcaacttctagggctcatgatagagctcccccaagaccgtcccagggtcgtcgtcgaggtggcggtggtcatagt gcatcccagcgtgctcccgattctgacggtgaggaggccggatttatcaacatcgacctcctcatcgatgaagttagagagagggagccgctgtggaacatggctgaccgccgccacgctgattcgatcgtaacccgtcgactctgggacgaggtatgccacgcagcggtagaaggttggggggagctcaattctcgtggccagaagaaacagc gtgacaaacttcagaagcggtggcggtctatcagggatcgcttcaaaaaggagttaaatcaagagatgcaggccccgagtggatccggaggacgcagatcgaagtaccgttactttagagcgttgtcgttcctccggacaactatggtgtgcagaag caccgtctgcagcactcaggagcctgcatcgaacccgacaggagcgatccctgaacagtccgccactggtgaacacacgcacagaccccacccatctgaaccttcccttccatctacatctgtcccatccacctgcgctggagcttcccgtgagacttcattacctgaagctgctggtgatgagatagcttttcccctaccccacccctctgacactgctgccctcagtagaacacctttgggttctgggcgtcagcgtcataggggtcaggaaaagagctatgcgccagagttcttgcatctaaatgcagccttccagaacgccattcaattattatccGAACAAAATCGTGCCTCTTTTAGCTTCCTAaatgcaaatatggaaaaaaatacacacgaattgtgcacgcgtctggacaggctgcatttagatgcaagtaaatctcccaatcattgtttttttcaagccgtactagagcgcatggaaaagctatctcttgaccatcagatgcatgtaatgcaagccacacggaaGGCTCTGGggcaggttgactcccaaccacctccacccacccctacaagaccacctgccccccctccagccattgtccctactccccctgctgcccagtaccagcctgctgcccagtaccagcctgctgcccagtaccagcctgcagcccagtaccagcctgctgcccagtaccagcctgctgcccagtaccagcctgatggccagtaccagcctgcggcccagtaccagcctgcggcccagtaccagcctgcgggccagtaccagctcccaaccacatctgcccctacacttcctacccactaccacatctcgccttccacaaccatcatgaccccaactcaaaccactaattcacccgccacctcttctgtctcccaatccctccactccacccctcaatccttaccaaatcccatcccatctcctggtttccctcttggtttctctacCACACCTTcatcttctgttacttccccaccaccac